A window of Planctomycetota bacterium genomic DNA:
CGCGCGAGTTCATCCAGCAGCAGATCGCCGTGAGCGGCAAGGCGGACAGCTATCTGTGCCGCCTCCTCGGCAAGGTGCGCGCGCCGGCCGAACAGCAGCTCTTTCGCATCCTGGCGGCCGGCTACGACGTGCCCGCCGTGGACCTCAAGCAGTGCCGGGTGCCGCTCTCCGTGGCACGCTCCGTATCGCCCGACCTCGTGCGACGCTACAAGATGATCCCGATCGACCGCGTGGGCGACCTGCTGTGCGTGGCCTTCGCCGGCGAGGTGAACCCCAAGGCGACCGAGGCGGTGCGCCGAGCCACCGGGCTGCGGGTCAAGGCCTTCCGTTGCCCGCCGCAGTACATTGACATCCTTCTGGGCAAGCTGCTGCACGAGGCCGCGGTCTCGCAAGTGGCCCAGGCGGTGCCCATCAGCGAAGCCGAGTACCAGGAGGCCATGCGGCCCGCCGAGGAGCGCTGGGAGAGCATCCACGCGACCGCGGGGCCGCTGCGCGCGCTGCGAATCGCCTGAGACGGGCCTCGCGCGGAAGGCGGCCGCGCGGGCGCCGATGCCGAGCGGAGTAGAAGGGGAAAATGGCCTCTGAAGGTGCCGCGAGCCGCTGCATACTCCTGGCTGTTCCCGGGGGCGATCAGGTTGCACCGATCATCGAGTCAGGCTTCGCCGCCGCCGGCTGGCCGACGCGGTCCATCGAAACCGTCGCCCAGCTCGCCCAGGCGGTGGCCGAGCAGTTGGCCGGCCTGGTGGTCCTCGACATGGCGCTGCCCGGCGCCCGCGAGGCCCTCGAGGCGCTGAAGATGGACCCCGCGACGAACTGGGTCCCCGTGGTCGCGCTCTTCCCGCGCGGAAGCCGTCTGCTGCGGCCCGCGGAACTGCGCGTGCGCGCCGACGTCGAACTCGTGGAGCCGGTGGCGATTCAGCACCTCATCGCCGCCGCCGAAAGCAAGGCCATCCGCTCCACCGAGCCGGTCTCCACCCGCAAAGTCTGCCTGCTCCTGCCGAGCCGCAGGGCCGACCTGGAGCGCTGCGTCCAGATGGCCTCCACGCTCGCCCAGGCCACGGGCCTCGCCGAAGCGGCCCGCACGTCGCTCGTCGCCGCCATCCGCGAGGCCGTGGCCAATGCGATCCAGCACGGCAACCAGGGCGACCCGTCCAAGTACGTGCAGGTCGAGTACCGCCAGAACCCCGCCACCGTGACCATCACCGTGCGCGACCAGGGCGCCGGCTTCGACGCCCAGCGCCTCCTGCGGCAGGCCATCGAGGGCAACGCCGCCGACGCCGCGCGCGACCGCCATCGCCAGGGCGGCAAAGGCGGCCTCGGGCTCCTCATGCTTGTCCGCTGCACCGACCAGGTCCGCTACAATGGCGCCGGCAACATCGTGACGCTCACCAAGTTCCTCCGCGAACGCCCCAGTTGAATTCCCTGCCCGAGACGTGTAGTCTATGGGAGTGTTACGGAACGCCGTCGGCCCCCGTCATCCTGCCGCCCTTGCGCCCGGAGGAGTTGCCTCATGAGAGTCCCACGAGCCCTACTCGCCGCCCTCTGCCTGCTGGCCCCGTCGGCACCCGTCCGCGCCGCCGCCTGCGTGGACCAAGCGATCCAGCAACTCGTCGCGCAACTGGAGGACGGCGCGCCCGAGCAGACGATCAATGGCATCGCCATCTGGCTCTGGCTCGACGACAAGCTGCCCGAGCCCGTGCGCCGCGCCTTCCGCGACGACCTCGAGATCGCCCTCATCAACTCCCCCCGCTTCCAGTACTTCAATCGCGACCGCTTCCGCCAGATCCTGCGCGAGCACCAGATCACCCTCGCCCAGCTCACCGACCCCGCCGCCATGAAGGCCTTCGCCGCCGCCGGCATTGACGGCTTCCTCTCCATCGAGGTGCTCGACACCTCCTTCGCCCATCCCGACTTCAAGGAGCAGGACGCCTATTGCGTGATCCTGGCCAAACTCACCGACGCCAAGACCGCCGCCATCGCGTGGGCCGCCTTCATCGAAGGCGCCAACCCCGTCGCCCTCAAAGCCCTGCTCGGCGACGCCAAGCCCGAGGCGGGCAGCACCCGCTACCGCCAGCTCGCCGCCGCCATCGCCGACAGCCTCAGCAAGACGAACCCTCTGGACCCGCAACCTGCGGCGGCCGCCGGCGCCGACCCCAATCCCGCCGCCCCCGCCGCGGCGGCCGGCGCCAAGCCCAAAGTCATCACCCTCTCCAACCCCACCAAGGACGGCGCCGCCGGCATCGGCATCCAGAACCCCCTGAACGCCCCCTTCGACCTCAAGGCGTTCCAGGACGAACTGCTCGTCGCCCTGGCCAGGACCGGCCACTACGCCTATGTGGACCCCTCGCACATCGCCCGGCTCGTGGCCGCCTGGACCCGCGACAGCGAAGCCACAGCCGCCGCCAACAAGGCGGCGCTCGCCCAGGCCTTCGCCCTCGACGGCTATTTGTTTGGTGAAATCCGCAGCGCCGCCGACCGCTCCATCGAGCTCTCGATCCGCCTCGTCAACCTACGCGACGGCTCCGAGGCCTGGGCCGGCAAGTTCACCGGCACCGATACCTACCTCCACATCGAGCCCAAGCCCCTGCCCGAGCCGCCGGTCCCGCGCGACGAGCCCAAGGCGCCCGTGCCCCTGACCCTCGAAGAGATCGAGCGGCCCCTCAAGCCGCCCATCCCGCAGCCCGACCTGGTCGCACTGCCCGAGATCCCCACCCCGCCCCAGCTCCCCAACCCACTGGCCGTGCTGTTCTACGGCGTCGCCGGCCTGCCCCGCGACGCCGTGGACGGCGTCTTCATCACCCTCGACCGCGTGCCGCTGCTCGGCGCGCCCACCACGGCCCTCTACCGCGGCACCGGCCTCGCCTGGCTCTGCCGCCTCGGGGCCCACGAGCACTTCGTCGAGGACATTGCCACCGGCCGCGCCCTCACCCAAGGCCAGCTCGCCTCGGCCGACCCGTTCCCCACCTTCTTCCCGCTCATCACCTCCGCACGCAGCAACCCCAGGGGCGGGTCGAACTACATCCTTCAGCTCTCGCTCGGCACCCTCAGCATCTTCGACCTGCTCGACGCCACCTACTCGACCCTCGACCGCATGCCGCTCGTGGGCGCCGTGGCCACCCCCGTCACCCTCCCGCTCAACTACGCCTGGCGTTCGGTGCCCGACGACCGCGACACCTATCGCGCCCAGATCGCCCCCGCATCCCCGCGGGGCCTTCTGACCTTCGGCTCGCTCTCCACCGCCCAGCCCTGGTCGCTCTTTCCCAACGCGCGCTCGTGGCCCTTCACCTTCGCCACCCCGTGGGCCAAGGCCAGCACCTACCGCGCCTACGCCCAGCGCTACGACGAGGCCGCCAAGGCCAACGAGAAACTGCTCGCCGAATGGGTCGCCCAGGAGGAGGCCCGCAGGAAGTACAACGACGAGGCCCTCGCCACCCTGCGCCAACGCAACGCCGACCTCCAGCGCCGCTACCAGCAGCAGCTCGACAACATCCGCCGCGACAACGAGGCCGACGTCCAGCGCTATAACAACGACCGGCGCGCTGCCGAGGAGCATAACCTGCGGGCCAAGACCCTCAACGCCATCGCCGAGGTCGTCCTCGACCTGCCCGGCGCGCTCGTTCCCAAGCCGCCGCGGCCCGCCATCCCGCGCAAGCCGCGCCCGTTGCCCCGAGTGCCTGTGGCGCCTCCCGCGGCGCCTCCCGCGACGCCCCCCGCTGTTGGCCCCGCGCCGGCACCAGCGCCTGCCCCCGCGCCGGCGCCTGCCCCAGTTCCGGCTCCCAAGCCTCGGCCCGTGCGTCCAGCCCCCAAGGACCCGGCCGAGCCAGAGGACCCCGGCGTCGCCCCAAAGGCTCCGGCCCCCAAGGCCCTGCCGGCCCCCCCTGTGCCCGCTCCCGCGCCGGCTCCCAAGGACCTTGTGCCCGCGCCCAAGGCCGGATGAGCACGGGCATCCAGGTCATCTTTCCCCGCAGAAGCGCCCTGGCGCCGCCTGTCCCTTATGTCCCTTCGGCCCCTCGGATCCATCGCTCCTCGGGCGCAAGCCAACCGCACAGAGACCCAGCGGGTCCAGGGGGCTCAAGGGACGAGCAGACACCGGCAAGGGAGCAATGAGCAGTCGGGGCGCAATCCGCGATCCGCAGTTCGCCATCCGAAATCCGGCTCGCCTGGGTTTGGCGATCCTGACGTGGCCGCCGTTGGGGAGCATGGGCAGGGTGTGCCGCGTCGGTGGGCATCACTCCATAGCCCTATATGCCGCAACGCTTTACATTCCCCAGGCATTCCCCCCGCATGCTGGCTCATCCCGCAGATGAGCCAGCATGGCCGGAGCCGCGAGAATCGCCCATTCTCGCCCATCTACCCATGCTGTATCACTCTCCCCCTCACAGGGTTGATACAGCATGGGCGGGCTGCGTCCGCCGACCACCCGGCAGAGCCCTCCCGAGGAACCGCCAGGTCCGGCAGGAGCAGGCATGCCCACACCCTGCCCCAGGCCAGCCGAGCCAGGTGCGCCAAGCCCCGAACAGCCCGAAATCCCTACGCCCTCATCTCCTGCCCGCCGTCCACGAGCAGCGAGACGCCCGTGATGTACGAAGCGAGGTTTGAGGCGAGGAAGAGCACCGCGTTGGCGATGTCCTGCGGCTCGCACGAGCGGCCGAGCGGCACGAGCGAGTCGTAGTGGGCGCGCACCTGGTCGGGCCGGATGCCCAGCTTGGCCGCCTGTTTGGCGATGAACTCCTCGTTCCAGATGGCGCTGCCCTCGAAGACGTTGCCCGGGAGGATGGAGCAGCAGCGGATGCCCTGCTTGGCGTATTCGCGCGCCCACGACTGGGCGAGGCCGATGACGCCGAACTTGGTGGCGCAGTAGTGGGAGAGCTCGGCCGAGCCGCGCACGCCGCTCTTCGAGCTGATGTTGATGACGACGCCCCCCTTGCCCTGCTTGAGCATCTGGGCGATGGCCGCCTTGCCGCACCACATGGTGCCCGTGAGGTTCACCGCGATCATGCGGTCCCAGTCGCGCGCCGTCATGTTCACGAGTTTCACGGGATACGACAGGCCGGCATTATTCACCAGGATGTCCACGCTGCCGAAGCGAGCCACGGCCGCAGCCACCATGGCGTTCACCTGGTCTTCCTTCGAGATGTCCACCTGCACCGCGAGGGCGCCGGCGGGCGGGAACTCCTTCTCGATCTCAGCGGCGGTCTGCTGGGCGAGGTCGAGCTTGATATCGGCGATCACCACGTTGGCGCCCGCTTGAGCGAGGGTGCGGGCGATGGTGCGGCCAATGCCGCCGCCGCTGCCGGTCACGATGGCCGTCCTTCCGGTGAAGCTGATGTTCACGTCTCGTCCTTTCGCATAGGGTTCTGGAGGGCCCCACATGAGGCCCCATCATTGTATCCAACGTGGCCGAGACGGGTCAAGCAGCGAAGCGAGGCCAAGGTGTGGGCCGGAATCGTAGGCAGGGTGGTTCTCTCTGGAGCCTGAAGGGCTCGCATGGGATAGCCCAGGGCGTTGCCCTGACTCTTGCCCGCATCTTGCAGGGGCTGGTGTTTAGCCCCCGAAGGGGGGCGTTTGAGCCGTAGCCCAGGGCGACCAAAGGGAGCCCTGGGTAGAGGCAGCCCGACGGGGGAGCCCCCGAAAGGGGGCGATTCAAGGCCTGAAACACCCCCTTCGGGGGCTTGGACGGACAGGGACGCCCGGCGGTCCCAGGGCTCCTTCGGTCGCCCTGGGCTACGGCCCGGTCGCTCGCGTTCGCGGGCGGAGTAGTAGAAGCGGAGTTGGGACCGGAGCTTCCCGCCCGCCGTCTTTGGTCATCAGGGTTCCGCGATCTCGTACCGCCGAAGCGAGGCGCCCTGAGCCGCCTGTGGGACGGGCAAAGGCCTTGCATACTTGAACAACTATGCAAGACCTGCCGCCGCCTATTGGCTGCCACCACGCCTTCTCGCTGCCCGGGTCCCCTGGTCCCTTGTCCCTCGGCCATCGCGCAGCCATGCGAGGCACGTGGTGCTCTCGCCCGCCCGCGGCAGCAAATTGCATACTTGAACAACTATGCAATCCATGCGCCTACCCACAAGACGGCCCGAACTCACTCAACTGCAACCTTGGCGCGCCACAGGGCCGAGCATCTTCTGTTCGCTGAGGAGGGCCCCTGCCCTGAGTCCTCGGGGCCACGTGCCCACATGCAGTCGGAGCAAGATGCGCGATGCCCGTGAGACGACACAGGCGCCACGGCGATTCGGTCTCAGGATTCCCGAGTTGCGAAGCGCCTTCATTTCGCCGGGGATCTTCGCCCCTCGCTCGCGATGGCCTCGACCAGGCGGCGGGCCATGGCGGGCAGGCCGGGGTCGCGGGCGCCCATGCTGAGCACGACGTCGCCAGGGCGGGCGCAGGCGGCGACGCGGCACACCAGGTCGTCGGCGTCGGCGGCAAGCTCGATGGGCACACCCTCGCGCGCGAGGTCGGCGGCGAGGGCGTCGGAGGTGACCGTGCCCGCGGCTGTGCCGCCGGCATAGTACACGGGCAGGAGGTAGAGGCGCTCGCACGTCGCGCCCATCTCGGTGAACAAGGTCCTGAGGTCGTCGTACATCTTGGCGAGCGGCCCGAAGCCATGGGGCCGCCAGGCGGCGAGCACGCGGCCGTAGTGGGGCGCCACAGCCTGCCAGGCGGCGCGGATCTTCGCGGGATTGTGCGCGTAATCGTCAATCACCGTCACGCCACCGGCCGTGCCGGCCACGTCGAGTCGCCGGCGTATGCCGCGGAACTTCGCCAGCGCCGCGGCGATACGGTCGAGCGGGTGGCCCAGCCGTTCGCACAGGAGGACGGCCTGGAGGGCGTTCTCGGCGTTGTGCGCGCCGAGAAGGGGCACGCAGAACTCCTGGCCGCCATAGGCGAAGCGCGAGCCGGTGGCAGAGAGCTCGAGAGACGGGATGATTGGAGGAATGGATGAGTGGATGAGTGACAGACCGGTCTTGCCTTCATCCATCCATCCACCCATCCATTCATCCGCTTCCTTCTTCGGCACGACCAGCCCCTTCTTCACCTTCGCCGCAAAGGCCGCGAAGAGCCTCCGCGTCTCATCGAGCGCGAAGTGGTCGGCCGAGATGTTCGTGAGGATCGCCCAGTCGGGCGCGAAGTTCAGGCACGAGCGGTCGCTCTCGTCGGCCTCGATCACCCAGCGGCTCGAGCGGCCGGCGCGCACGTTGCCGATCGCCGTGTCAGTCTCCCAGTTCACCACCACGCCGCCGTTGACGACGGTGGGGTCGTCGCCGAGCTGTTCGAGCAGGAAGCCGACCATGCCGGTCACGGTGGTCTTGCCGCTGGTGCCGGTGACGGCGATGACCTCTTTGCCCTCGCACAGGCGCGCGAGCATCGCGGAGCGGTGGACGACGGGCACGCGGAGGCGGGCGGCGGCCGCGAGGTCGGCGTTGTCGGCCTCGATGGCCGTGCTGGCCACGACGGCGGCCGTGTCGGGCGTCACGCCCGAACCGTCCTGCGGCACCAGGCGCACGCCGGCCCGCCGCAGCTTGGGCAGCACTTCGACGTCCTGCCCCGAGTCGAGATACCGGTCCGAGCCGCTCACCTGCCACCCTGCGGCGAGCAGGGCCTGGGCGAGGGGGTTCATCCCCACGCCCGCCACGCCGACGAGGTGCGCGTGGGGAGTGCTCACGCCTTCTCCCCCGTTTTCCCCGCCAATCGCTTCGGCAGGCACCGCGCGGCCAGCGCGGCGCGGGCGTTGCGGAGGGCTTCGTGGAGCTTGCGCTCAAGGAGTCCGCGGGGCGGGAGTTCGGTGAGGTACTCGGCGATGCGGATGCCGCTGGGGGCGAGTTGGAGCAGTTCGACGTGCTCAGCGGTCTTGCCAGCGCACAGGATGAGGCCGATGGGCGGCTCCTCGCCCGGCTGACGCTCGTAGCGGTCGAGCCAGCGGAGGTACAGCTCCATCTGCCCCTTGTGCTCGGCCTGGAAGCGGTCGAGCTTGAGGTCAATTGCCACGAGCCGCCGCAGCGTGCGGTGGTAGAACAGCAGGTCGAGGTAGTAGTCGCGGTGGTCTACCGAGATGCGCTTCTGGCGGGCGGCGAACGTGAAGCCGACGCCCATCTCCAGGATGAAGCTCTCCAGCTCGCGGAGAATCGCCGATTCGACGTCCTTCTCGCCGTAGCTGTCCTTCAGGCCGAGGAAGTCGAGGATGTAGGGATCGCGGAACACCAGGTCGGGCGTCAGCTTGTCCGCGTCGCGCAGCGCGGCCAGTTCGCGCTTCACCACCTCTTCGGGCCTCTTCGCGAGCGCCGTGCGCTCGAAGAGCATCGTGCCGATCTTCCGCTGGAGCGTGCGGGTGCTCCAGCGCTCGATGCGGCACATCTCGGCGTAGAAGTCGCGCTTGAGCGGGTCGTCGAGGTAGATAATCTGTTTGAAGTGGGTCCAGCTCAATTGTCTCCGCAGCGCGGAGACAATCCTCTCGTCGGGGAATGCCTCAGCGAACCGAACCATGTGATGTAAAGACTTTGCGCTGAAGCCAGAGCCATACTCAGCCACCAATTGTCTCGACAGCGCGGAGACAATCTGCTCACCGTAGCCCGCTCGCCTCTCCCTCAATATGTCCTGGCGAATCCGAGCGCCGATGCTCCAGTAGAGCGTGACCAGCCCGGCATTGACCGCTCGGGCCGTGCGCTCGCGGGCGGATTCGATGAGGGAGCGGATGTCGCCGAGGAGCTGCTGCCCCGTGGGGGCGGCGGCTTTGGTCTTACCGAGAACCTTCGAGCGGTGAGACCGGGGTGTCTTGGCCATGCATTCTCCTCCTCGCCAGCAGTATATCGGCGGCGGGAGCGGATGCAAGCGGCACTGGCGGTTGAAACGGGCGGGGCTTTGGGCCATAGTGAGACCGCAGAACCCCGAGGATCGGAGGATGTCCATGCTCTCACGTGCGCTCGTGTGTGTCCTTGCACTGTGTCCGCCAGGAGGAGCAATCGTGGGGACCGCCGGAACGCTGTTCGATGCGCCCGCCGATGCAAGAAAGCTTCAGTCGCTCCGCGTCGAGGGGCTGAGGAACCCCGCCGTCGGCACGGTCTACCCCGACGGCGTGCTCGAGCAGGGCGGCATGCCGCTCGGAGGACTCGGCACGGGCTACATCTGTCTCGACCCCAGCGGGCGGCTGGGGAAGACTTCGATCTTCAACCGCTTCCCCGCGCCCATCGTGCTCAACCAGCCGTTCCTCTTCCTCGCCTTCGGCGACAGGCGGCTCACGCTTGCGACGCCGAAGGACGGCATCGGCGATGTGAGGGCGGTGCGCTACTTCGGCCACTTCCCCGTGGCCGACGTCGTCTACGAACTCGATGCGCCCGTGAAGGTGGAACTGCGGGCGTTCAGTCCCTTCATTCTGGGCGATTCGGCCGAGTGCAACACGCCCGCCGCCGTCTTCGAGGTGCGGCTGACCAGTGCCTCGGACCAGCCGCAGAGCGTGACCGTCACTCTTGCCCCCGGCGGCTTCCCGAAGGGCGACGCCGAGGCAGTCGAGGCAGTCGAGGCAGGCGGGTGGAAAGGCATTCAGGTGAAGCACAAGCCCGTCGAGAACCTGCCGGCCGGGGTGCAGCACACCTACGCCCTCGCCGCCGAAACCCTCCCCTCCCGAAGGTTCCAATACCTTCGGGAGGGTAAGGCCGCCGACGAGCCCAAGGCCACGAATACCCTCCCGAAGGTATTGGAACCTTCGGGAGGGAACTGGGGCCTCTCTGTCACGTGTGAACTGAAGCCGGGTGAGCAAGCCGCGCAACGCTTCGTCCTCGCCTGGCACCAGCCGCACCTTCGGGAGGCATCGGGGCGGGTCGAGACGCATCAGTATACGAAGCGCTTCGCCAACGCGGCCGCCGTGGCCGCCCACGCCATCGGGAAGCGCGAGGAGTGGCTCCGCCGCATCCTCGCCCAACAGGACGTGCTCTACGGCAGCGACCTGCCCGACTGGCTGAAGGAGGAACTGGTCAACGTGCCCTACACGCTGGCGAAGAACTCCACCTGGCTCGCCAAGACCCGCCCCGACGACTGGTGGGGCGACGAAGGGCTGTTCCTCGTGAACGAGAGCTTCTCGACCTGTCCCCTCACCGAGACCATGCCCTGCCGCTTCTTCGGCCACTGGCCCACGCTCTTCTTCTTCCCCGAGCTGGAGCTGATCACGCTCAAGGCCATCCGCACCTTCCAACTGCGCGGGGGCCAGCCGCCGTTCTGCTTCGGCCTGGGCTTCGCCATCCGCGACCCGCGCTACCACTGCCAGCACACCTGCGGCGCCGGCGAATACGCCCAGATGATCTACCGCTACTACCTGCGCACGGGCGACGCGGCGTTCCTCAAGGACTTCTGGGGATCGGCCCGCGATTCGCTGAACTTCATGCTCTGGCTCGACCGCGATGGCGATGGCCTCGTCGAGGACCACCCGCACGTCTTCGGCCAGGAGGGTTTCCCCGGCAACAACCCCCTCGACCAGTGGCCCTGGTACGGCCCCAGCAGCTACACCGCCGGCAAGGCCCTGGGCGCGCTCGCCTGCGGCATCAGGATGGCCGAGATTGTGGGCGGGACGTCCCCGTCCCGCGAATCGCGGGGCACGGAGGCCCCGCCCACAATCGGGGACACGCCGCCGAGGATTGCGGAGCAGGCCGCCGCTTGGCGCGCCGCGCTCGCCAAAGGCCAGACCGTCT
This region includes:
- a CDS encoding GH116 family glycosyl hydrolase, whose protein sequence is MGTAGTLFDAPADARKLQSLRVEGLRNPAVGTVYPDGVLEQGGMPLGGLGTGYICLDPSGRLGKTSIFNRFPAPIVLNQPFLFLAFGDRRLTLATPKDGIGDVRAVRYFGHFPVADVVYELDAPVKVELRAFSPFILGDSAECNTPAAVFEVRLTSASDQPQSVTVTLAPGGFPKGDAEAVEAVEAGGWKGIQVKHKPVENLPAGVQHTYALAAETLPSRRFQYLREGKAADEPKATNTLPKVLEPSGGNWGLSVTCELKPGEQAAQRFVLAWHQPHLREASGRVETHQYTKRFANAAAVAAHAIGKREEWLRRILAQQDVLYGSDLPDWLKEELVNVPYTLAKNSTWLAKTRPDDWWGDEGLFLVNESFSTCPLTETMPCRFFGHWPTLFFFPELELITLKAIRTFQLRGGQPPFCFGLGFAIRDPRYHCQHTCGAGEYAQMIYRYYLRTGDAAFLKDFWGSARDSLNFMLWLDRDGDGLVEDHPHVFGQEGFPGNNPLDQWPWYGPSSYTAGKALGALACGIRMAEIVGGTSPSRESRGTEAPPTIGDTPPRIAEQAAAWRAALAKGQTVYDLRLWTGSYYRTYAGDAAHKANDACFSAQLSSVWCTRTLGLDDPLPRDRIEKALETIAKLNISASPFGMVNAVYPDGKVCKEARWSDDVFIQCNATAAMVYLYYGQRETGEKAARAMLDTIFRGPHPMPWSQPCGLSGSTGGTCHGHDYYDHMVVWSYPLTFAGHDIRAACAPGGLIDRLLKTR
- a CDS encoding glucose 1-dehydrogenase encodes the protein MNISFTGRTAIVTGSGGGIGRTIARTLAQAGANVVIADIKLDLAQQTAAEIEKEFPPAGALAVQVDISKEDQVNAMVAAAVARFGSVDILVNNAGLSYPVKLVNMTARDWDRMIAVNLTGTMWCGKAAIAQMLKQGKGGVVINISSKSGVRGSAELSHYCATKFGVIGLAQSWAREYAKQGIRCCSILPGNVFEGSAIWNEEFIAKQAAKLGIRPDQVRAHYDSLVPLGRSCEPQDIANAVLFLASNLASYITGVSLLVDGGQEMRA
- a CDS encoding PDDEXK nuclease domain-containing protein yields the protein MAKTPRSHRSKVLGKTKAAAPTGQQLLGDIRSLIESARERTARAVNAGLVTLYWSIGARIRQDILRERRAGYGEQIVSALSRQLVAEYGSGFSAKSLHHMVRFAEAFPDERIVSALRRQLSWTHFKQIIYLDDPLKRDFYAEMCRIERWSTRTLQRKIGTMLFERTALAKRPEEVVKRELAALRDADKLTPDLVFRDPYILDFLGLKDSYGEKDVESAILRELESFILEMGVGFTFAARQKRISVDHRDYYLDLLFYHRTLRRLVAIDLKLDRFQAEHKGQMELYLRWLDRYERQPGEEPPIGLILCAGKTAEHVELLQLAPSGIRIAEYLTELPPRGLLERKLHEALRNARAALAARCLPKRLAGKTGEKA
- a CDS encoding Mur ligase domain-containing protein, encoding MSTPHAHLVGVAGVGMNPLAQALLAAGWQVSGSDRYLDSGQDVEVLPKLRRAGVRLVPQDGSGVTPDTAAVVASTAIEADNADLAAAARLRVPVVHRSAMLARLCEGKEVIAVTGTSGKTTVTGMVGFLLEQLGDDPTVVNGGVVVNWETDTAIGNVRAGRSSRWVIEADESDRSCLNFAPDWAILTNISADHFALDETRRLFAAFAAKVKKGLVVPKKEADEWMGGWMDEGKTGLSLIHSSIPPIIPSLELSATGSRFAYGGQEFCVPLLGAHNAENALQAVLLCERLGHPLDRIAAALAKFRGIRRRLDVAGTAGGVTVIDDYAHNPAKIRAAWQAVAPHYGRVLAAWRPHGFGPLAKMYDDLRTLFTEMGATCERLYLLPVYYAGGTAAGTVTSDALAADLAREGVPIELAADADDLVCRVAACARPGDVVLSMGARDPGLPAMARRLVEAIASEGRRSPAK
- a CDS encoding ATP-binding protein — its product is MASEGAASRCILLAVPGGDQVAPIIESGFAAAGWPTRSIETVAQLAQAVAEQLAGLVVLDMALPGAREALEALKMDPATNWVPVVALFPRGSRLLRPAELRVRADVELVEPVAIQHLIAAAESKAIRSTEPVSTRKVCLLLPSRRADLERCVQMASTLAQATGLAEAARTSLVAAIREAVANAIQHGNQGDPSKYVQVEYRQNPATVTITVRDQGAGFDAQRLLRQAIEGNAADAARDRHRQGGKGGLGLLMLVRCTDQVRYNGAGNIVTLTKFLRERPS